Proteins co-encoded in one Christiangramia fulva genomic window:
- a CDS encoding glycogen synthase — translation MKKRFLFVAAENDGIPKCKAGGMGDVVRDVPRQIAARGDSVNVITPSYSRLHQEGEKLAEVRFFFRGQQQTAGIYKVPGKKEIEGIKHFVVHHPEIKAGDIAHIYFNDPDQPFFTDASMFALFCTAVGAAIRDKILGELDIVHLHDWHTSMLLFLKEFHPRFSALRNIRFVYSIHNLAIQGIRPFENSYSSVKAFFPDVEFDYHKLYDRRYLDCINLMAVGIRLADAVHTVSPSYKEDIQKPSNPPHFIGGEGLEEDLKKAAAENRLFGILNGANYTNIAVAEKGILFRQCIRRLFRWLQEDNKDYKAHYLAHTGEKLTRFQEFPPDFICTSVARLTEQKFFFFKDAPELLDRLMKKLQEVKGVYVLLGTGAPEYEALFREASYRHKNFIFINAQSESIIDMLYQESNLYLMPSQFEPCGISQMLAMRNGQPCLVHHTGGLKDTVVHGETGFSFNGETTTEQEEDFVKVFSETVDLFFQDQERWKAICENARNQRFTWEKSVDEYYKYLYVL, via the coding sequence TTGAAAAAACGTTTTTTATTTGTAGCTGCAGAAAATGATGGAATCCCTAAATGTAAAGCGGGAGGAATGGGAGATGTTGTGAGGGATGTTCCAAGACAAATTGCTGCCCGTGGAGATTCTGTAAATGTCATTACTCCTTCTTATTCCCGATTGCATCAGGAAGGTGAAAAACTGGCCGAGGTGCGATTTTTTTTCAGGGGGCAGCAACAAACGGCTGGAATTTATAAGGTTCCGGGAAAAAAGGAAATTGAAGGCATTAAACATTTTGTGGTTCATCACCCCGAAATTAAAGCCGGAGACATCGCCCATATTTATTTCAACGATCCTGATCAGCCTTTTTTTACCGATGCAAGTATGTTTGCCTTGTTTTGCACAGCGGTAGGCGCAGCGATCAGAGACAAGATTCTTGGTGAGCTTGATATTGTACATCTTCACGACTGGCATACGAGCATGTTGCTTTTTTTAAAAGAATTTCATCCAAGATTTTCAGCGCTTCGCAATATCAGGTTTGTTTATTCTATTCATAATCTTGCCATCCAGGGGATCAGACCATTTGAAAACAGTTATTCTTCAGTGAAAGCCTTTTTTCCTGATGTTGAATTTGATTACCATAAACTTTATGACCGCCGGTATCTTGACTGCATCAACCTGATGGCCGTTGGCATTCGTCTTGCCGATGCTGTTCACACGGTTTCTCCTTCCTATAAAGAAGATATTCAAAAACCAAGTAATCCGCCTCATTTTATTGGAGGTGAAGGTTTAGAGGAAGATCTGAAAAAAGCTGCCGCGGAAAACCGCTTATTTGGAATTTTGAACGGAGCCAATTATACAAATATCGCTGTAGCGGAAAAAGGTATCCTTTTCAGGCAATGCATCAGAAGACTTTTTAGATGGTTGCAGGAAGATAACAAAGATTATAAGGCACATTATCTTGCTCATACCGGTGAGAAACTTACCAGGTTTCAGGAATTTCCGCCAGATTTTATCTGTACAAGTGTTGCCAGGCTTACCGAGCAAAAATTCTTCTTCTTTAAAGATGCGCCTGAGCTTTTGGACAGGCTTATGAAAAAGCTTCAGGAAGTAAAAGGGGTATATGTCCTGCTGGGAACAGGCGCGCCCGAATATGAAGCTCTTTTCAGGGAAGCGAGCTACCGTCATAAAAATTTCATTTTTATCAATGCGCAGTCTGAGAGTATTATTGATATGCTGTACCAGGAATCAAACCTTTATTTAATGCCAAGCCAGTTTGAACCCTGTGGAATAAGTCAGATGCTGGCGATGAGGAACGGCCAGCCTTGTCTTGTGCATCATACCGGAGGTTTAAAAGATACTGTTGTGCATGGAGAAACTGGCTTTAGTTTTAATGGAGAAACTACTACCGAGCAGGAAGAGGATTTTGTAAAGGTTTTTTCAGAAACTGTCGATCTTTTTTTCCAGGACCAGGAGCGCTGGAAAGCTATTTGTGAAAATGCGAGAAATCAAAGGTTCACCTGGGAAAAATCGGTAGATGAATATTATAAATATTTATATGTGCTATAG
- the eno gene encoding phosphopyruvate hydratase — protein sequence MSAILDIHARQIFDSRGNPTVEVDVITENGIMGRAAVPSGASTGEHEAVELRDGGKDFMGKGVQKAIDNVNGEIAEKLLGFSVFEQNLIDQTMIDLDGTPNKSKLGANAILGVSLAVAKAAANELNMPLFRYVGGVSGNTLPVPMMNIINGGSHSDAPIAFQEFMIMPVMANSFSHALKMGTEIFHNLKKVLHDRGLSTAVGDEGGFAPTLDGTEDALDTILKAIEKAGYKPGEEVSIALDCASAEFYENGKYDYTKFEGDKGKIRNSEEQAEYLAELASKYPIISIEDGMDENDWEGWKALTDKIGDKVQLVGDDLFVTNVERLGRGIKEKIANSILIKVNQIGTLTETISAVNMAHNAGYTSVMSHRSGETEDNTIADLAVALNTGQIKTGSASRSDRMAKYNQLLRIEEELGSVAYYPQDKAFKIK from the coding sequence ATGAGTGCTATTTTAGATATTCATGCCCGCCAGATTTTTGATTCACGTGGTAATCCAACCGTAGAAGTAGATGTGATCACAGAAAATGGAATTATGGGACGTGCAGCTGTACCTTCCGGAGCTTCAACAGGAGAACATGAGGCAGTGGAACTTCGGGACGGAGGAAAAGATTTTATGGGAAAAGGAGTGCAAAAAGCGATTGATAATGTAAATGGTGAAATTGCAGAAAAACTTCTTGGCTTTTCGGTTTTTGAACAAAATCTTATCGATCAAACCATGATTGATCTTGACGGGACTCCAAATAAATCCAAATTGGGTGCAAATGCGATTTTAGGTGTTTCTCTTGCTGTGGCCAAAGCAGCCGCCAATGAATTGAACATGCCTTTGTTCCGATATGTTGGAGGTGTTAGCGGAAATACGCTCCCTGTGCCAATGATGAATATTATAAACGGAGGTTCTCATAGTGATGCTCCCATCGCTTTTCAGGAATTTATGATCATGCCGGTGATGGCTAATAGCTTTTCCCATGCACTAAAAATGGGAACTGAGATTTTTCATAATCTTAAAAAAGTGCTTCACGACAGAGGATTGAGTACGGCTGTTGGTGATGAGGGAGGTTTCGCTCCTACGCTTGACGGAACTGAGGATGCACTGGATACTATTCTGAAGGCAATTGAAAAAGCGGGTTACAAACCTGGAGAGGAAGTAAGTATTGCTTTGGATTGCGCTTCAGCTGAATTCTACGAAAACGGAAAATACGATTACACCAAATTTGAAGGGGATAAAGGAAAAATTAGAAACAGCGAAGAGCAGGCAGAATATTTGGCCGAGCTGGCTTCTAAATACCCGATTATCTCTATTGAAGACGGTATGGATGAAAATGACTGGGAAGGCTGGAAAGCCTTAACCGATAAGATAGGCGATAAAGTGCAATTGGTTGGTGATGACCTTTTTGTGACCAATGTGGAAAGACTTGGCCGCGGAATTAAAGAAAAGATCGCTAATTCTATTCTTATTAAGGTTAACCAGATTGGTACCTTAACAGAAACGATTTCCGCAGTAAATATGGCTCATAACGCCGGATATACTTCTGTGATGTCACATCGTTCCGGAGAGACTGAAGATAATACTATCGCAGATCTTGCCGTTGCGTTGAATACCGGACAGATCAAAACAGGGTCAGCTTCCCGTAGCGATCGAATGGCAAAATACAATCAGTTGCTGCGTATCGAAGAAGAACTGGGCTCGGTAGCTTATTATCCTCAGGATAAAGCTTTTAAAATAAAATAA
- the carA gene encoding glutamine-hydrolyzing carbamoyl-phosphate synthase small subunit, translated as MKYQVRKKAIILLEDGTIFYGKVVGNKDGSAVGEVCFNTGMTGYQEIFTDPSYFGQLMVTTNAHIGNYGTNEGENESDKAKIAGLICKNFSYTQSRPAADRTLQEFLDESDIFAISDVDTRALVTYIRENGAMNAIISTDVDNIDGLKKELEKVPNMKGLELASKVSAKEPYFYGDENAKFRIAALDVGIKRNILRNLAKRDAYVKVFPYDATYEEMKEWNPDGYFLSNGPGDPQPLESAISVTKQIIENNHPLFGICLGHQIIALANGIETYKMHHGHRGINHPVKNLVTGKGEITSQNHGFSVDKEQTENHQDVEVTHICLNDGTVGGLAMKSKNVFSVQYHPEASPGPHDASYLFDEFIERIQKGKA; from the coding sequence ATGAAATATCAGGTTCGAAAAAAAGCAATTATTTTACTTGAAGACGGAACTATTTTCTACGGAAAAGTGGTTGGAAACAAAGATGGCAGCGCCGTTGGGGAGGTTTGTTTCAATACCGGGATGACCGGTTATCAGGAAATTTTTACCGATCCTTCCTATTTTGGGCAGCTTATGGTGACTACTAATGCTCATATTGGCAATTACGGAACCAATGAGGGCGAAAATGAATCTGATAAAGCCAAAATTGCCGGACTGATCTGTAAGAATTTCAGTTATACGCAGTCGCGCCCCGCAGCCGATAGAACTTTGCAGGAATTTCTTGATGAAAGCGACATTTTCGCCATTTCAGATGTTGATACCCGCGCGCTGGTCACCTATATTCGCGAGAATGGAGCGATGAACGCCATTATCTCTACAGATGTTGATAACATTGACGGCCTGAAGAAAGAGCTTGAAAAAGTGCCAAATATGAAGGGTCTTGAACTGGCTTCAAAAGTTTCGGCTAAAGAACCTTATTTCTACGGTGATGAAAATGCAAAATTCCGCATTGCTGCTTTGGATGTTGGAATAAAAAGAAACATCCTTAGAAACCTGGCAAAACGGGATGCTTACGTAAAGGTTTTCCCTTACGATGCCACTTATGAGGAAATGAAGGAATGGAATCCTGACGGGTATTTCCTTTCCAATGGTCCCGGCGATCCGCAACCTCTGGAAAGCGCTATTTCAGTTACTAAACAGATCATTGAAAATAATCATCCTTTGTTTGGGATCTGTCTCGGCCACCAGATCATCGCTCTGGCGAATGGAATAGAAACCTATAAGATGCATCATGGTCACCGCGGAATTAATCACCCGGTAAAAAATCTTGTAACCGGAAAGGGAGAGATCACCTCGCAAAACCACGGGTTTTCGGTAGATAAAGAACAAACCGAAAATCACCAGGATGTAGAAGTTACCCATATCTGCCTTAACGACGGAACCGTGGGCGGTCTCGCGATGAAAAGCAAGAATGTCTTCTCGGTGCAGTATCACCCGGAGGCAAGTCCCGGACCGCATGATGCCAGTTATTTGTTTGATGAATTCATTGAGCGAATCCAAAAAGGAAAAGCTTAA
- the rplQ gene encoding 50S ribosomal protein L17 has protein sequence MRHGKKINHLGRKTAHRKAMLANMACSLIEHKRINTTVAKAKALKVFVEPLVTKSKEDTTHNRRIVFSKLRSKEAVSELFREVAPKVGDRPGGYTRVIKLGSRLGDSAEMAMIELVDYNETYGVDKPKKKKSTRRAGKKVSSSSDNATEEKKAAAPKEEKPKKEEPKAEKAEDKKAEEKKDDKKEE, from the coding sequence ATGAGACACGGAAAGAAAATAAATCATTTAGGTCGAAAGACGGCGCATCGCAAGGCAATGCTCGCGAATATGGCCTGTTCCCTAATTGAACATAAACGTATCAATACTACGGTTGCAAAGGCCAAAGCTTTAAAAGTTTTTGTGGAGCCTCTGGTAACCAAATCTAAAGAAGATACAACTCATAACAGAAGGATCGTTTTCAGTAAACTTCGCAGCAAAGAAGCCGTAAGCGAATTGTTTAGAGAAGTTGCTCCTAAAGTTGGGGACCGTCCGGGAGGTTATACCCGCGTTATAAAATTAGGAAGCCGTCTTGGAGACAGCGCCGAAATGGCAATGATCGAGCTTGTAGATTATAATGAAACTTATGGTGTAGATAAACCTAAGAAGAAAAAATCTACCCGTCGTGCCGGTAAGAAAGTTTCTTCTTCTTCAGATAATGCAACTGAAGAGAAAAAAGCTGCGGCTCCAAAGGAAGAAAAACCTAAAAAAGAAGAGCCAAAAGCTGAGAAAGCTGAAGATAAAAAGGCTGAAGAAAAGAAAGATGATAAAAAAGAAGAGTAG
- a CDS encoding DNA-directed RNA polymerase subunit alpha produces the protein MAILNFQKPDKVIMIDSTDFEGKFEFRPLEPGYGLTVGNALRRVLLSSLEGFAITSVRIEGVDHEFSTISGVVEDVTEIILNLKQIRFKRQIDEIDNESVTISISGEEQLTAGHFQKFISGFQILNPDQVVCNMDKKVNLNMEITIEKGRGYVPAEENKKANAPLGTIFTDSIYTPIKNVKYSIENYRVEQKTDYEKLVFEIISDGSIHPKDALTEAAKTLIHHFMLFSDERITLEADEIAQTETYDEESLHMRQLLKTKLVDLDLSVRALNCLKAAEVDTLGDLVSYNKNDLMKFRNFGKKSLTELEELVSNKGLNFGMDLSKYKLDKD, from the coding sequence ATGGCAATACTAAATTTTCAGAAGCCCGATAAAGTTATAATGATTGATTCTACCGATTTCGAGGGGAAATTCGAATTTCGCCCTTTGGAACCCGGATATGGATTGACCGTTGGTAACGCTTTAAGACGAGTGCTTTTATCTTCTCTGGAAGGTTTCGCGATAACTTCGGTTCGTATTGAAGGTGTAGATCATGAATTTTCTACCATTTCAGGCGTAGTTGAAGACGTAACTGAAATTATTCTTAACCTGAAACAGATCAGGTTCAAGAGGCAAATTGATGAGATCGATAACGAATCGGTTACCATTTCAATTTCAGGAGAGGAACAGTTAACTGCCGGTCACTTCCAGAAATTCATTTCAGGATTTCAAATTCTTAACCCAGACCAGGTGGTTTGTAATATGGATAAGAAAGTGAATCTGAATATGGAGATCACTATCGAAAAAGGTAGAGGTTACGTTCCGGCGGAAGAAAACAAGAAAGCCAATGCTCCTTTGGGAACAATTTTCACCGATTCTATCTATACTCCTATTAAAAATGTGAAGTATAGCATCGAAAACTATCGTGTGGAGCAGAAGACTGACTACGAGAAACTGGTATTTGAAATTATCAGTGACGGTTCTATTCATCCAAAAGATGCATTGACCGAAGCAGCTAAAACACTTATTCATCACTTCATGTTATTCTCTGATGAGAGAATTACTCTTGAGGCTGATGAGATCGCTCAAACTGAAACTTATGATGAAGAATCTCTTCACATGAGACAGCTTCTTAAAACCAAGCTGGTAGATCTTGATCTTTCAGTAAGGGCCTTGAACTGTTTGAAAGCTGCAGAAGTTGATACCCTTGGAGATCTTGTTTCTTACAATAAGAATGACCTTATGAAATTCAGAAATTTCGGTAAAAAATCTCTTACCGAGCTGGAAGAATTAGTGAGCAACAAAGGTTTGAACTTTGGGATGGACCTTTCAAAATATAAATTAGATAAAGACTAG
- the rpsD gene encoding 30S ribosomal protein S4, protein MARYTGPKTKIARKFGEPIFGDDKSFEKRNYPPGQHGNNRRRGKKSEYAIQLMEKQKAKYTYGILERQFRNMFEKATRSQGITGEVLLQLCESRLDNVVYRMGVAPSRRAARQLVGHRHITVNGEIVNIPSYHLKPGDVIGVREKSKSLSVIQESLSNNSSVYEWISWNSEKKEGTFVSVPGRVQIPENINEQFIVELYSK, encoded by the coding sequence ATGGCAAGATATACTGGTCCAAAAACCAAGATAGCACGTAAGTTTGGTGAGCCTATCTTTGGTGATGACAAATCTTTTGAAAAAAGAAATTACCCTCCGGGACAGCACGGGAATAACCGTCGTCGCGGAAAAAAATCGGAATATGCAATCCAGTTGATGGAAAAGCAAAAAGCCAAGTACACCTATGGTATTCTTGAGCGTCAGTTCCGCAACATGTTCGAAAAAGCTACCCGTTCTCAGGGAATTACCGGTGAGGTATTACTTCAGCTTTGCGAAAGCCGTTTAGATAACGTGGTTTACCGTATGGGAGTAGCTCCTTCAAGAAGGGCTGCACGCCAGTTGGTGGGTCACCGTCACATTACCGTAAATGGGGAAATTGTGAATATTCCATCTTATCACCTTAAACCAGGAGATGTAATTGGAGTAAGAGAAAAATCTAAATCACTTTCTGTAATCCAGGAATCACTTTCAAATAACAGCAGTGTTTACGAATGGATCTCATGGAATTCAGAAAAGAAAGAAGGAACATTTGTTTCCGTACCAGGAAGAGTTCAGATTCCTGAAAATATAAATGAACAATTCATCGTCGAATTATATTCGAAATAA
- the rpsK gene encoding 30S ribosomal protein S11, with translation MAKKANPKAKTQKKRKVTVESNGEAHIAASFNNIIISLTNKKGDVVAWSSAGKMGFKGSKKNTPYAAQLAAEDASKTAHEAGLRKVKVYVKGPGNGRESAIRSIHNNGIEVTEIIDITPLPHNGCRPPKRRRV, from the coding sequence ATGGCAAAGAAAGCAAATCCAAAAGCTAAAACTCAGAAAAAGCGTAAAGTAACCGTTGAATCTAACGGGGAAGCTCATATCGCTGCTTCTTTCAACAATATCATCATTTCCCTTACCAATAAGAAAGGTGATGTAGTGGCATGGTCTTCTGCAGGGAAGATGGGTTTTAAAGGATCAAAGAAAAACACTCCTTACGCTGCACAGCTTGCCGCTGAAGATGCTTCAAAAACAGCTCATGAGGCTGGTTTGCGTAAAGTAAAAGTGTATGTGAAAGGTCCTGGAAATGGTAGAGAATCAGCGATACGTTCAATCCACAATAATGGGATTGAGGTAACCGAGATCATCGATATCACTCCGCTTCCGCACAATGGTTGTCGTCCACCAAAAAGACGTCGCGTTTAA
- the rpsM gene encoding 30S ribosomal protein S13, with protein sequence MARIAGVDIPKQKRGVIALTYIFGIGKSRAQEILAQAKVDESKKVSDWDDDEIGRIREAVGQYTIEGELRTEVQMSIKRLMDIGCYRGIRHRAGLPLRGQHTKNNSRTRKGRRKTVANKKKATK encoded by the coding sequence ATGGCAAGAATTGCAGGGGTAGATATACCTAAACAAAAGCGAGGAGTTATAGCATTGACCTATATCTTCGGAATTGGCAAAAGCAGGGCTCAGGAGATACTTGCTCAGGCTAAAGTGGATGAGAGTAAAAAAGTTTCAGATTGGGACGATGATGAAATCGGACGAATTCGTGAAGCCGTTGGCCAATATACAATCGAAGGAGAATTACGTACCGAGGTTCAAATGAGTATTAAGCGTTTGATGGATATCGGCTGCTACAGAGGAATTCGCCACAGAGCCGGATTGCCTTTGAGAGGTCAGCATACCAAGAACAACTCCAGAACCAGAAAAGGAAGAAGAAAAACAGTTGCTAACAAGAAAAAAGCAACTAAATAG
- the ykgO gene encoding type B 50S ribosomal protein L36: MKVRASIKKRSADCKIVRRKGRLYVINKKNPRFKQRQG; encoded by the coding sequence ATGAAAGTTAGAGCATCAATAAAAAAGAGAAGTGCCGACTGCAAGATTGTACGCAGGAAAGGGCGCCTTTACGTGATTAACAAAAAGAATCCTAGATTTAAACAAAGACAAGGCTAA
- the infA gene encoding translation initiation factor IF-1 — protein sequence MAKQPPIEQDGTIIEALSNAMFRVELENGHVVTAHISGKMRMHYIKLLPGDKVKLEMSPYDLSKARITYRY from the coding sequence ATGGCAAAACAACCACCAATTGAACAGGACGGAACGATCATCGAAGCATTGTCAAATGCGATGTTTCGTGTGGAATTGGAGAATGGTCACGTGGTGACCGCCCATATCTCCGGAAAAATGAGGATGCACTACATCAAATTGCTTCCTGGAGATAAGGTGAAACTGGAAATGAGTCCTTACGATTTATCGAAGGCTCGAATAACTTACAGATACTAA
- the secY gene encoding preprotein translocase subunit SecY, protein MKFINTIKNIWKIEELRNRILVTLGLLLVYRFGAQVVLPGVDAAQLENLANQTDNGLLGLLNAFTGGAFSRASVFALGIMPYISASIVVQLMGIAIPYLQKLQKEGESGRKKINQITRWLTIAITLVQGPGYIYNLFATLPSQAFLLGDNITFIVSSVIILSTGTVFAMWLGEKITDKGIGNGISLLIMVGIMARLPLAFVQEFASRVFESNGGLIMILIELVIWFAIIMAAIMLVMAVRQIPVQYARRTASGGYEKNVFGSRQYIPLKLNASGVMPIIFAQAIMFIPVALAGLSDSDTAQGVTAAFRNVFGFWYNLVFALLIIVFTYFYTAITVPTNKMADDLKRSGGFIPGIRPGTETGEYLDRIMSQITLPGSIFLALIAVMPAIIVQLLGVQQGWALFFGGTSLLILVGVVIDTMQQVNSYLLNRHYDGLMKTGKNRKAVA, encoded by the coding sequence ATGAAATTCATCAATACGATCAAAAATATTTGGAAAATCGAGGAACTGAGAAACCGTATCTTGGTTACCCTCGGTTTACTTTTGGTATATCGTTTCGGTGCGCAGGTAGTTTTACCTGGTGTTGATGCGGCTCAATTGGAAAACCTGGCTAATCAAACCGATAATGGTCTTTTAGGACTTCTTAATGCTTTTACCGGTGGTGCTTTTTCAAGGGCTTCAGTATTTGCACTTGGGATTATGCCTTATATCTCTGCTTCGATTGTAGTGCAATTGATGGGAATTGCAATTCCTTATCTTCAAAAACTGCAAAAAGAGGGAGAGAGCGGCCGAAAAAAGATCAATCAAATTACGCGCTGGTTAACCATCGCGATTACACTTGTTCAGGGACCTGGTTATATCTATAACCTGTTCGCTACCTTGCCATCACAGGCATTTTTATTGGGGGATAACATCACGTTTATCGTTTCCTCAGTGATCATTCTTTCTACCGGAACGGTATTCGCAATGTGGCTGGGTGAAAAGATTACCGATAAAGGTATTGGTAACGGGATCTCTCTTCTGATCATGGTTGGAATCATGGCCAGGCTGCCTCTTGCATTTGTACAGGAGTTTGCTTCCAGAGTTTTCGAATCGAATGGAGGTTTGATTATGATTTTGATCGAATTGGTGATCTGGTTTGCAATTATCATGGCTGCGATCATGCTCGTTATGGCTGTTCGTCAGATTCCCGTACAGTATGCTCGTAGAACGGCTTCTGGAGGTTATGAAAAGAATGTTTTCGGTTCAAGACAATATATTCCGCTTAAACTGAATGCTTCTGGGGTAATGCCTATCATTTTCGCTCAGGCGATCATGTTCATTCCCGTAGCTCTGGCTGGTTTGTCAGATTCTGATACCGCACAGGGAGTTACCGCGGCATTTAGAAACGTTTTCGGATTTTGGTATAACCTTGTGTTCGCCTTATTGATCATAGTATTTACCTATTTCTATACCGCGATCACAGTTCCGACTAATAAAATGGCTGACGATCTAAAACGCAGTGGTGGGTTTATTCCCGGGATTCGTCCGGGTACCGAAACCGGTGAATATTTAGACCGCATAATGTCTCAGATTACGCTTCCGGGATCTATTTTCCTCGCACTTATTGCTGTAATGCCGGCAATTATAGTGCAGCTGTTGGGTGTGCAACAGGGATGGGCGCTATTCTTTGGAGGTACCTCGCTTTTGATTTTGGTTGGAGTAGTTATAGATACCATGCAGCAGGTGAATTCTTATTTGCTGAACAGGCACTATGACGGATTAATGAAAACAGGTAAAAATAGAAAAGCAGTAGCTTAA
- the rplO gene encoding 50S ribosomal protein L15: MDLSNLKPAKGSVKKDGKRVGRGEGSGKGGTATRGHKGAKSRSGYSKKIGFEGGQMPLQRRVPKFGFNNRNRKEYQGINLDTLQSLVDSGRIKDTVDMDVLVANGLAGRNELVKILGRGELKAKLKVSVHKFTASAKEAIEAAGGEVVTL, from the coding sequence ATGGATTTAAGTAACTTAAAACCTGCAAAAGGTTCAGTTAAGAAAGATGGTAAGCGTGTTGGTCGCGGTGAAGGTTCCGGTAAAGGAGGAACTGCCACTCGTGGTCACAAAGGTGCCAAGTCACGATCTGGTTACAGCAAGAAGATCGGTTTTGAAGGTGGACAAATGCCACTTCAGAGACGTGTTCCAAAATTCGGATTCAACAATAGAAACCGCAAAGAATATCAGGGAATCAATCTTGATACACTGCAATCTCTGGTAGATAGCGGCAGGATCAAAGATACGGTTGATATGGATGTTCTTGTAGCTAATGGTCTGGCTGGAAGAAACGAACTTGTTAAGATATTAGGTAGAGGTGAATTGAAAGCAAAATTGAAAGTATCTGTTCATAAATTTACGGCCTCAGCAAAAGAAGCTATTGAAGCTGCCGGTGGTGAAGTTGTTACTTTATAA
- the rpmD gene encoding 50S ribosomal protein L30: protein MGKIKVTKVKSAINRTKNQKLILESLGLRRMGQTVEHEDTPNILGMVNKVKHLVSVEEAK, encoded by the coding sequence ATGGGAAAGATTAAAGTCACAAAAGTAAAGAGTGCCATCAACCGCACTAAGAATCAAAAACTTATTCTTGAGTCTCTTGGACTTAGAAGAATGGGGCAGACGGTTGAGCATGAAGATACGCCAAACATCCTTGGTATGGTAAATAAAGTTAAACACTTAGTTTCTGTAGAAGAAGCAAAATAA
- the rpsE gene encoding 30S ribosomal protein S5, which produces MYQDYKNVEHVKPGGLELKDRLVGVQRVTKVTKGGRAFGFSAIVVVGDENGVVGQGLGKSKEVADAISKAVEDAKKNLVRIPLNKGTLPHEQKGKYGGARVLLMPAATGTGIIAGGAIRAVLESVGVHDVLSKNQGSSNPHNVVKATFDALLQLRSAETVAKQRGVSLEKVFKG; this is translated from the coding sequence ATGTATCAAGATTATAAAAACGTAGAACATGTAAAGCCAGGAGGTCTTGAACTTAAAGACCGTTTGGTAGGAGTACAACGTGTTACTAAGGTTACAAAAGGAGGTAGAGCATTCGGCTTTTCTGCAATTGTGGTTGTGGGAGATGAAAATGGTGTTGTAGGCCAGGGACTTGGTAAATCTAAGGAAGTTGCCGATGCTATTTCTAAAGCCGTTGAAGATGCCAAGAAAAATCTGGTACGCATTCCTTTAAATAAAGGAACTTTGCCACACGAGCAAAAAGGTAAGTACGGAGGTGCAAGAGTGCTTTTGATGCCTGCAGCTACCGGTACCGGAATTATCGCAGGTGGAGCAATTCGTGCGGTACTGGAATCGGTTGGAGTGCATGACGTACTTTCAAAGAACCAGGGATCTTCAAACCCTCACAATGTGGTGAAAGCTACTTTTGATGCCTTATTACAATTAAGAAGTGCTGAAACTGTTGCAAAACAACGAGGCGTTTCGTTAGAAAAGGTTTTTAAAGGATAA
- the rplR gene encoding 50S ribosomal protein L18 — MAVSKQDRRNKIRKRIRKGIAGTVSRPRLSVFRSNKEIYAQIIDDVEGKTLASASSRDKGIASEASNKQEQAQLVGKAIAEKAKKAGIDTISFDRGGYLYHGRVKSLAEGAREGGLKF, encoded by the coding sequence ATGGCAGTGTCAAAACAAGATAGAAGAAATAAAATCAGAAAACGTATCCGTAAAGGGATAGCGGGAACTGTAAGCCGTCCTAGATTATCTGTTTTTAGAAGTAATAAAGAAATTTATGCTCAGATCATCGACGACGTAGAAGGTAAAACCCTCGCATCAGCTTCTTCAAGAGATAAGGGAATCGCTTCTGAAGCTTCTAATAAACAGGAGCAGGCTCAGCTGGTTGGAAAAGCCATCGCTGAAAAGGCCAAAAAAGCCGGAATAGATACTATTTCTTTCGACAGAGGTGGTTACCTGTATCACGGTAGAGTTAAATCATTAGCAGAAGGTGCTCGCGAAGGAGGACTAAAATTCTAA